A part of Myxococcus landrumus genomic DNA contains:
- a CDS encoding Trm112 family protein: MPVLDSGLLVVLGCPRCKGPLVVHGERALEKLRCERCRCAWPVEDGVPQLLPELGRWWDSPID, translated from the coding sequence ATGCCGGTGCTGGATTCGGGGTTGCTCGTGGTGCTGGGCTGCCCTCGATGCAAGGGCCCCCTCGTGGTGCATGGCGAGCGGGCTCTGGAGAAGCTGCGCTGCGAGCGTTGCCGCTGCGCCTGGCCCGTCGAAGACGGCGTGCCCCAGTTGCTTCCCGAGCTGGGACGCTGGTGGGACTCACCTATCGATTGA
- a CDS encoding glycosyltransferase family 9 protein — MSWHKRLELWAKLALALVASVLFWRPGRKLRPGSSIPVPRKVLLVRPDNRVGEALLTTPLLRTLKAHVHPAPEVHVLVHAKVARVLAGHPDADSVIAFDRRRIWMGPLAPGIRALRRAGYDLVVDCANWESPSVTSAIVSRLAGPRAVVVGPEVWPVTRLHSLSVPARSDTRNEAVQRTHLLTPVTGGSVARGLSFREPAISESFRAFLADGASTPRAVINPGGRLGPRRIPPEAFAAAARALLEAGRVPIVTWGPGEEELARTVVATAPGARLAPATNLDELAALMRDAGLTVCNNTGPMHLSVSVGAPTLAFFLRMDMERWGHAIAPHQMVDLTSIVDGAAGQGLEARAAEEARSFAEQLNR, encoded by the coding sequence ATGTCCTGGCACAAGCGGCTCGAGTTGTGGGCGAAGCTGGCGCTAGCGCTCGTGGCGTCCGTGCTGTTCTGGCGCCCCGGCCGCAAGCTCCGTCCTGGCAGTTCCATCCCCGTCCCGCGGAAGGTGCTGCTCGTGCGGCCCGACAACCGCGTGGGCGAGGCCCTGCTCACCACCCCTCTGCTTCGGACCCTCAAGGCCCACGTCCACCCCGCCCCCGAGGTCCACGTCCTGGTCCACGCCAAGGTGGCGCGAGTCCTCGCGGGCCATCCGGACGCGGACTCGGTCATCGCCTTCGACCGGCGGCGAATCTGGATGGGCCCCCTGGCCCCCGGCATCCGAGCCCTGCGCCGCGCCGGGTATGACCTGGTGGTGGACTGCGCCAACTGGGAGTCCCCTTCGGTGACGAGCGCCATCGTCTCTCGGCTCGCAGGCCCTCGCGCGGTCGTCGTCGGTCCCGAGGTGTGGCCCGTGACGCGCCTGCATTCGCTCTCCGTCCCAGCGCGCTCCGATACCCGCAACGAGGCCGTCCAGCGCACGCATCTGCTCACTCCCGTCACGGGAGGCTCCGTCGCCCGCGGGCTCTCCTTCCGGGAGCCGGCCATCAGCGAGTCCTTCCGGGCCTTCCTGGCCGACGGTGCCTCCACGCCCCGCGCCGTCATCAATCCAGGGGGACGGCTGGGCCCTCGGCGAATCCCCCCCGAGGCCTTCGCCGCCGCCGCCCGCGCCCTGCTCGAGGCAGGCCGGGTTCCCATCGTCACGTGGGGTCCAGGTGAAGAGGAGCTGGCTCGCACCGTGGTCGCCACGGCGCCTGGAGCTCGGCTCGCGCCCGCCACGAACCTGGATGAGCTCGCCGCCCTCATGCGCGACGCGGGCCTCACCGTCTGCAACAACACCGGGCCCATGCACCTGTCGGTGTCCGTCGGGGCTCCGACCCTGGCCTTCTTCCTCCGCATGGACATGGAGCGATGGGGTCATGCCATCGCTCCCCACCAGATGGTCGACCTCACGAGCATCGTCGATGGCGCGGCCGGACAGGGACTCGAGGCTCGTGCCGCCGAGGAGGCACGCTCCTTCGCGGAGCAGCTCAATCGATAG
- a CDS encoding glycosyltransferase family 4 protein has translation MTLIIHPHFHKRYTGVTRHVESVVPSLVKDLGSETRVMGSALSEDLPRITWPELLRRSRMEPVVWHAHRNNELLAGMLLKLVGRQVRLVFTRHTSMEPSGFTRFLARGADALVSLTRQVAEVMGLPSTVISHGIDLKRFHPPEDRAKAWERLGQGRRFGVGVIGRVRKEKGQGDFLEAVRPLLPGYPEWQSVLVGLAKGSDLEWINGLRAGIEDRVSLVGEQSVIEPWYQGLTVLVHPSYVEGYSLVHVEAMASGCCVVASKLPYLDTLIEHGRTGFFFEPGDAKALRELLDMLMREPERAREVGRNAAEEARRRCGVEHEAHALGSLYRTLVGR, from the coding sequence ATGACACTCATCATCCACCCCCACTTCCACAAGCGCTACACGGGCGTCACGCGCCACGTCGAGTCGGTGGTTCCCTCGTTGGTGAAGGACCTGGGCTCGGAGACGCGAGTCATGGGCTCGGCGCTGAGCGAGGACCTGCCGCGAATCACCTGGCCGGAGCTGCTGCGCCGCTCGCGCATGGAGCCTGTGGTGTGGCACGCGCATCGGAACAATGAGCTCCTGGCCGGCATGTTGTTGAAGCTCGTGGGCCGGCAGGTGCGACTGGTCTTCACCCGGCACACGTCGATGGAGCCCAGCGGCTTCACGCGCTTCCTCGCGCGCGGCGCGGACGCCCTGGTCTCGTTGACGCGGCAGGTGGCGGAGGTGATGGGGCTGCCGTCGACCGTCATCTCGCACGGCATCGACCTGAAGCGCTTCCATCCGCCGGAGGACCGCGCGAAGGCGTGGGAGAGGCTGGGGCAGGGGCGCCGCTTCGGCGTAGGCGTCATCGGCCGGGTCCGGAAGGAGAAGGGACAGGGAGACTTCCTGGAGGCGGTCCGTCCGCTCCTGCCCGGGTATCCCGAGTGGCAGTCGGTGTTGGTGGGGTTGGCGAAGGGCTCGGACCTGGAATGGATCAATGGCCTACGTGCGGGCATTGAAGACCGGGTGTCTCTCGTCGGAGAGCAGTCGGTCATCGAGCCCTGGTATCAGGGGCTGACCGTGCTGGTGCACCCCTCCTACGTGGAGGGGTATTCGCTGGTGCACGTGGAGGCGATGGCGTCCGGCTGCTGCGTGGTGGCGTCGAAGCTGCCGTATCTGGACACGCTCATCGAGCACGGGCGCACAGGCTTCTTCTTCGAACCGGGAGATGCGAAAGCGCTGCGCGAGCTCTTGGACATGTTGATGCGCGAGCCGGAGCGGGCGCGAGAAGTGGGGCGCAACGCGGCGGAGGAGGCGCGGAGGCGGTGCGGCGTGGAGCACGAGGCTCATGCGCTGGGCTCGCTGTACCGCACGCTGGTGGGGCGGTGA
- a CDS encoding adenylyltransferase/cytidyltransferase family protein yields MSTLEKIQSLEQVAEARARWKAEGRTVALANGVFDLLHVGHVRYLEGARELADVLVVAVNSDASTRAYKGPGRPHIPEGERAELVAALACTDRVIVFDEPNVRGIIRALKPDVHVKGTDYTPDSIPEGDEVRAYGGRTAVSGDPKDHSTTELARRLGRESAK; encoded by the coding sequence ATGAGCACCTTGGAGAAGATTCAGTCGCTCGAGCAGGTGGCGGAGGCGCGAGCCCGCTGGAAGGCCGAGGGGCGCACGGTGGCGCTCGCCAACGGCGTGTTCGACCTGCTGCACGTGGGCCACGTGCGCTACCTGGAAGGGGCCCGCGAGCTGGCGGACGTGTTGGTGGTCGCGGTGAACTCGGATGCGTCGACGCGGGCCTACAAGGGGCCCGGGCGCCCGCACATTCCGGAAGGCGAGCGCGCGGAGTTGGTCGCGGCCCTGGCGTGTACGGACCGCGTCATCGTCTTCGACGAGCCCAACGTGCGCGGCATCATCCGGGCGCTGAAGCCGGATGTGCATGTGAAGGGCACGGACTACACGCCGGACAGCATCCCCGAGGGGGACGAAGTCCGAGCGTATGGTGGGCGCACGGCGGTGTCGGGAGACCCGAAGGACCACAGCACCACGGAGCTGGCGCGTCGGCTCGGCCGCGAGAGCGCGAAGTAG
- the gmk gene encoding guanylate kinase, with product MSEPTILQPGLLLVLSAPSGAGKTTLARQLLKETPQAHFSISVTTRRPRGKEQEGVDYHFVDVATFQSKIERGEFVEWAEVHGHFYGSPQSTVDMARAQRGVAIFDIDVQGGQAIKRKHPDAVLIFVLPPSMEELERRLRDRQTDSDETIRRRMLAARSEMERGISAYDYVVVNDDFERAYSELRAVVVAEGCRRGRVDLSRLKLGVG from the coding sequence ATGAGCGAACCCACCATCCTTCAACCAGGCCTGCTGCTCGTGCTCTCCGCGCCCTCTGGCGCCGGAAAGACCACCCTTGCCCGTCAGTTGCTCAAGGAGACGCCCCAGGCGCACTTCTCGATCAGCGTCACGACGCGGCGCCCCCGAGGCAAGGAGCAGGAGGGGGTGGACTACCACTTCGTGGACGTGGCCACCTTCCAGTCGAAAATCGAGCGGGGCGAGTTCGTCGAGTGGGCGGAAGTTCACGGCCACTTCTACGGAAGCCCGCAGTCGACGGTCGACATGGCGCGTGCCCAGCGGGGCGTGGCCATCTTCGACATCGACGTCCAGGGGGGGCAGGCCATCAAGCGCAAGCACCCGGATGCGGTCCTCATCTTCGTGCTCCCCCCTTCAATGGAGGAGCTCGAGCGCCGCCTTCGGGACAGGCAGACGGACTCCGATGAGACCATCCGTCGCCGGATGCTGGCGGCCCGCTCCGAGATGGAGCGGGGAATCTCCGCCTACGACTATGTCGTCGTGAATGACGACTTCGAGCGGGCCTACAGCGAGCTGCGCGCGGTGGTCGTCGCCGAAGGGTGCCGGCGTGGCCGGGTGGACCTCTCGAGGTTGAAGCTCGGGGTAGGGTAA
- a CDS encoding glycosyltransferase, with the protein MRILHLLASPFYSGPAENVVLLALAQREAGHEVTVAVDRRRKDVPAEEPAVPRLRELGLLDEGGLELSVKSPPWGVLRDWSRLRARTVDVVHSHFSHDHFLARWGRPSGDTVVVRSLHAPRSLRSSLPAADGYTVPARSLLPRLLEQGKLAQVLPALVDPRFHPAEDREVLRRELGLKGAPIVGMVSTFQPSRRHEVGVEAFALYRQQRPDARFVLVGDGQLLESTRKQVASRGLSDAVVFAGYQQGDDFARWLRALDEVWLLGLGNDWSARAAAQARACGVRVVAVEEGALPDLADVRVAEPTPTAVVDAALSSQRAPRVHPTNASIAEEVLALYSQAARARRDARSRG; encoded by the coding sequence ATGCGCATCCTGCACTTGCTGGCGAGCCCCTTCTACAGCGGTCCGGCGGAGAACGTGGTGTTGCTCGCGCTGGCGCAGCGGGAGGCAGGCCACGAGGTGACGGTGGCGGTGGACCGTCGGCGCAAGGATGTCCCCGCGGAAGAGCCCGCGGTACCGCGCCTCCGCGAGCTGGGCTTGTTGGATGAAGGTGGCCTCGAGTTGTCCGTGAAGTCGCCGCCATGGGGCGTGCTCAGGGATTGGTCTCGGCTGCGCGCGAGGACGGTGGACGTGGTGCATTCGCACTTCAGTCACGACCACTTCCTCGCGAGATGGGGCCGGCCGAGCGGGGACACGGTGGTCGTGCGCTCGCTGCACGCACCGCGCTCGTTGCGCTCTTCATTGCCCGCGGCGGACGGCTACACGGTGCCGGCGCGCTCGCTGCTGCCTCGGTTGTTGGAGCAGGGGAAGCTGGCGCAGGTCCTTCCGGCGCTGGTGGACCCTCGCTTTCATCCCGCCGAGGACCGCGAGGTGTTGCGTCGCGAGCTGGGACTGAAGGGCGCTCCCATCGTGGGCATGGTCTCCACCTTTCAACCCTCGCGGCGGCATGAGGTGGGGGTGGAAGCGTTCGCGCTCTACCGACAGCAGCGGCCAGACGCGCGCTTCGTCCTGGTCGGGGATGGGCAGTTGCTGGAGTCGACGCGGAAGCAGGTTGCATCGAGGGGCTTGTCGGACGCGGTGGTGTTCGCGGGCTATCAACAGGGCGACGACTTCGCGCGTTGGCTGAGGGCGTTGGACGAGGTGTGGCTGTTGGGGTTGGGGAACGACTGGAGCGCGCGGGCGGCGGCACAGGCACGAGCCTGTGGAGTGCGAGTGGTCGCGGTGGAGGAAGGAGCGCTCCCGGACCTGGCGGATGTGCGAGTGGCGGAGCCCACGCCCACGGCGGTGGTGGACGCCGCGTTGTCGAGCCAGCGCGCGCCGCGGGTGCATCCAACGAACGCGAGCATCGCCGAGGAGGTTCTCGCCCTTTACAGCCAGGCGGCCCGTGCGCGTCGCGACGCGAGGTCCCGAGGGTGA
- a CDS encoding 3-deoxy-D-manno-octulosonic acid transferase, giving the protein MRLLYILATYLLFPLLFPVLCLYRKTRHGLWQRLGFYARGSLPQRGDGPVVWLHGASAGDLLALSPMFGPLRARFPGCQLILSTMTDSGHAMATGRLAKDIDGVVYVPYDLWGATRRAVKAIRPDILVLEYTEVWPNLIRAAKRGGARVVMTNGRFSPANLGRYRWLFRLIGNPLKDFDLMLMRTEDEAARARSLGAQPDWVKVTGNTKFDSLASGPAAEDGALREALGLPVGATVWIAGSTHEGEEDVLLGVYSRLLSRWPELRLVIAPRYVDRAGRVVSLAREAGLKVGLRSQGNPERAQVVVMDTIGELSRAYRLATVVFVGGSFTKRGGQNILEPAGQGRPVLFGPHMDNFRDSVMVLSGHGGLQVEDAEALHTRLVELLEDPRRIEELGARALETVGNISGASDRNAEAMTTLFPHGRPTPR; this is encoded by the coding sequence ATGCGACTCCTCTACATCCTCGCCACGTATCTTCTCTTCCCGCTGCTCTTCCCGGTGCTGTGCCTGTACCGGAAGACGCGCCATGGCCTGTGGCAGCGGCTGGGTTTCTACGCGCGCGGTTCGCTGCCCCAGCGGGGGGATGGGCCCGTGGTGTGGTTGCATGGCGCGAGCGCGGGGGACCTGCTGGCGCTCTCCCCCATGTTCGGTCCGTTGAGGGCGCGCTTTCCTGGCTGCCAGCTCATCCTGTCGACGATGACGGACAGTGGTCATGCGATGGCCACGGGCCGGCTCGCGAAGGACATCGATGGCGTGGTGTATGTGCCTTACGACTTGTGGGGCGCGACGCGCAGGGCCGTGAAGGCGATTCGCCCGGACATCCTGGTGCTCGAGTACACGGAGGTCTGGCCCAACCTCATCCGCGCGGCGAAGCGAGGAGGTGCGCGTGTGGTGATGACCAACGGGCGCTTCTCTCCGGCGAACCTGGGGCGCTACCGGTGGTTGTTCCGGCTCATCGGCAATCCGCTGAAGGACTTCGACCTCATGTTGATGCGGACGGAGGACGAAGCGGCGCGGGCCCGAAGTCTGGGCGCGCAGCCTGACTGGGTGAAGGTGACGGGGAACACGAAGTTCGACTCCCTGGCCTCGGGGCCGGCGGCGGAGGACGGCGCGTTGCGCGAGGCGCTCGGGCTCCCGGTGGGTGCGACGGTGTGGATTGCCGGCAGCACGCACGAGGGCGAAGAGGACGTGCTGTTGGGCGTCTATTCGCGGCTGCTTTCGCGGTGGCCGGAGCTGCGGCTGGTGATTGCGCCCAGGTACGTGGACCGGGCGGGGCGGGTGGTGTCACTGGCGCGTGAGGCGGGGCTGAAGGTGGGCCTTCGCTCGCAGGGCAATCCCGAGCGAGCCCAGGTGGTGGTGATGGACACGATTGGCGAGCTGTCGCGGGCGTATCGCCTGGCGACGGTGGTCTTCGTGGGGGGCTCGTTCACGAAGCGGGGTGGGCAGAACATCCTGGAGCCCGCGGGGCAGGGGCGGCCGGTGTTGTTTGGTCCGCACATGGACAACTTCCGAGACAGCGTGATGGTGCTTTCGGGACACGGAGGACTGCAGGTGGAGGACGCGGAGGCGCTGCACACGAGGCTCGTGGAGCTGTTGGAGGACCCACGCCGCATCGAGGAGCTGGGAGCCCGGGCACTGGAGACGGTGGGGAATATCTCCGGTGCGAGCGACCGGAACGCGGAGGCGATGACGACGCTCTTCCCTCACGGAAGGCCCACGCCGCGATGA
- a CDS encoding bifunctional heptose 7-phosphate kinase/heptose 1-phosphate adenyltransferase has protein sequence MAAVSPVRSSPLPSRLPLAFARRRVLLVGDLVADHYIYGQTDRVSREAPVLIVRYESAEVKLGGGANVAANVRALSGQVTAVGVLGADEMGGELRRLFSESGVRLHAVGGRGLATETKTRILAGGVSTTRQQMLRLDRGQHAALPPRVRKALAKHVAEAARDADAVVVSDYGAGVLGDEVRDVLRRLAADGLPVCVDSRYALPSFSGLTVCKPNEPELEALSGRSVRSEEDLLAAGREALRRLDCRALLVTRGRHGMALFDADGGVDFIPVHGAKAAVDVTGAGDTVIATFALSVAAGASFGEAARLANVAGSMVVQKPGTATVSRDELLAELRSSR, from the coding sequence ATGGCCGCGGTCTCGCCCGTTCGCTCGTCGCCCTTGCCCTCCCGTCTGCCGCTCGCGTTCGCGCGCCGCAGGGTGCTGTTGGTGGGGGACCTTGTTGCAGACCACTACATCTACGGTCAGACGGACCGGGTGAGCCGAGAGGCTCCGGTGCTCATCGTCCGCTACGAGTCCGCCGAGGTGAAGCTCGGCGGCGGGGCGAACGTCGCGGCCAACGTGAGAGCGTTGTCGGGACAGGTGACGGCGGTAGGGGTGCTGGGCGCGGATGAGATGGGGGGCGAGCTTCGCCGCTTGTTCTCCGAGTCAGGTGTCCGGCTGCACGCGGTGGGTGGCCGAGGCCTCGCGACGGAGACGAAGACGCGCATCCTCGCCGGCGGCGTGAGCACCACGAGGCAGCAGATGCTGCGCCTGGACCGGGGGCAGCACGCCGCGTTGCCGCCCCGAGTGCGCAAGGCCCTGGCGAAGCATGTGGCGGAGGCGGCCCGGGACGCGGACGCGGTGGTGGTCTCCGACTACGGCGCGGGAGTGCTGGGAGACGAGGTGCGCGACGTCCTCCGGAGGCTGGCGGCGGATGGCCTGCCGGTGTGCGTGGACAGCCGCTATGCGCTGCCCTCGTTCTCGGGGCTGACGGTGTGCAAGCCCAACGAGCCGGAGCTGGAGGCGCTGTCGGGGCGCTCGGTTCGCTCGGAGGAGGACTTGCTGGCCGCGGGGCGCGAGGCGCTGCGCAGGCTCGATTGTCGTGCGTTGTTGGTGACACGAGGCCGCCACGGCATGGCCCTCTTCGACGCGGATGGCGGGGTGGACTTCATCCCGGTCCATGGCGCCAAGGCCGCGGTGGATGTGACGGGGGCGGGGGACACGGTGATTGCGACCTTCGCGCTGTCGGTGGCGGCCGGTGCCTCGTTCGGCGAGGCGGCGCGGTTGGCCAACGTCGCGGGGTCGATGGTGGTGCAGAAGCCGGGGACCGCGACGGTGTCTCGGGACGAGCTGTTGGCGGAGCTGCGGAGTTCTCGATGA
- the lpxK gene encoding tetraacyldisaccharide 4'-kinase — translation MKTDSPTAIERVFYPPSPEPWSRRMALSPLTALSWTYAAAVHLRGALYDLGLLRAERVEGLRVVSVGNLNVGGTGKTPAVLHLAELLVRAGRKVGILTRGYGRRSTEALTFMGAESLPSVEEAGDEPLLLASRCPSVRLFVSADRVSSAYRARDEYGLDTVLLDDGFQHRRLARDEDLVVVDEAVGLGNGHMLPRGPLREPSSSMKRATLLWVRTSTPPVTHANPSSGDTGVVRSPELVPPGLGIPRVRARYGPSAWVDPEGRLHPTDALRGQGVLALAGLGRPGGFLKTLKSLGVEVLDAALYPDHHRFTAEELRDVEARAARCGGRVVTTEKDAVRLPPGFVAWKVRLGVDVVEGEAHLRRALGLLAASDDL, via the coding sequence GTGAAGACGGATTCCCCCACCGCCATCGAGCGCGTCTTCTACCCACCATCGCCCGAGCCTTGGAGCCGGCGCATGGCGTTGTCTCCACTCACGGCGCTGTCGTGGACCTATGCGGCGGCGGTGCACCTGCGCGGGGCGCTGTATGACCTGGGACTGCTGCGCGCGGAGCGAGTCGAAGGTCTGCGCGTCGTGTCCGTGGGCAACCTCAACGTGGGTGGGACGGGGAAGACGCCCGCGGTGCTTCACCTCGCGGAGTTGTTGGTGCGAGCAGGGCGCAAGGTCGGCATCCTGACGAGAGGCTATGGGCGTCGCTCGACGGAGGCGTTGACCTTCATGGGCGCGGAGTCGCTGCCCTCGGTGGAGGAGGCAGGGGATGAGCCCTTGCTGCTCGCGAGTCGCTGCCCGAGCGTGAGGCTCTTCGTGAGCGCGGACCGGGTCTCCAGTGCCTACCGGGCGCGAGACGAATACGGCCTGGACACGGTGCTGCTCGATGATGGTTTCCAGCACCGGCGCCTCGCGCGGGATGAGGACCTGGTGGTGGTGGACGAAGCCGTGGGGCTGGGCAATGGCCACATGCTCCCTCGAGGGCCGCTTCGCGAGCCCTCGTCCTCCATGAAGCGGGCGACCCTGCTGTGGGTGCGCACGTCCACGCCGCCCGTCACTCATGCGAACCCCTCCTCGGGTGACACCGGGGTGGTTCGCTCCCCGGAGCTCGTACCACCGGGCTTGGGGATACCTCGGGTCCGAGCGCGCTATGGCCCATCGGCCTGGGTGGATCCGGAGGGGAGACTCCATCCGACGGACGCCCTGCGCGGCCAGGGAGTCCTGGCATTGGCGGGGCTTGGCCGGCCAGGGGGCTTCCTGAAGACCCTGAAGTCGTTGGGCGTGGAGGTCCTCGATGCGGCGCTCTACCCGGACCATCACCGCTTCACGGCGGAGGAGCTCCGGGACGTGGAGGCGCGGGCCGCGAGGTGCGGGGGGCGGGTGGTGACGACGGAGAAGGACGCGGTGCGTCTGCCCCCGGGATTCGTCGCGTGGAAGGTGCGGTTGGGGGTGGACGTGGTGGAGGGGGAAGCCCACTTGCGCCGAGCGCTTGGCCTGTTGGCCGCGTCTGACGACTTGTGA
- a CDS encoding YicC/YloC family endoribonuclease, which yields MLRSMTGFGAGRARVGDEEVSVELRSLNHKFCEVKARLPRELASLEPSVTKQVKDRLARGSVELLVKRQSSTASGTVPTVDLNLAREYLRTFRELAQELGLSGEVAWSQVANQQGVIRLEEKGVDPEAAAPAVTAALDQALTALEKMRLIEGEALYADLDARLKLLEQWSSEVAQLAPRAVQDYQQRLTDRVAELARGVAVDPQRLAQEVALFAERTDIAEEVTRLASHLEQFRALMASTEPTGRRMDFLVQEMHREVNTTGSKSQHAEISARVVSMKAEVERIREQVQNVE from the coding sequence ATGTTGAGGAGCATGACCGGGTTTGGCGCGGGCCGTGCGCGCGTGGGAGACGAAGAGGTCTCCGTCGAGCTGCGCTCGTTGAATCACAAGTTCTGCGAGGTGAAGGCTCGCCTCCCTCGAGAGCTTGCGTCCTTGGAACCGAGCGTCACGAAGCAGGTGAAGGACCGCCTGGCGCGTGGCTCGGTGGAGCTGTTGGTGAAACGGCAGTCGTCCACGGCCTCGGGGACGGTGCCCACGGTGGACCTGAACCTGGCGCGAGAGTACCTGCGCACATTCCGGGAGCTGGCCCAGGAGCTGGGGCTCTCAGGGGAAGTGGCCTGGTCCCAGGTGGCCAACCAGCAGGGGGTCATTCGTCTGGAGGAGAAGGGCGTGGACCCGGAGGCCGCGGCCCCCGCGGTGACGGCGGCATTGGACCAGGCGCTCACGGCGCTGGAGAAGATGCGGCTCATCGAGGGTGAGGCCCTCTATGCGGACCTGGATGCGCGCCTGAAGCTGCTCGAGCAGTGGAGTAGCGAAGTGGCTCAACTGGCGCCCCGCGCGGTGCAGGACTACCAGCAGCGCCTCACGGACCGTGTCGCGGAGCTGGCTCGGGGCGTCGCGGTGGACCCGCAGCGCCTGGCCCAAGAGGTCGCGCTCTTCGCGGAGCGCACGGACATCGCCGAGGAAGTCACCCGCCTGGCCAGCCACCTCGAGCAGTTTCGCGCCTTGATGGCGAGCACGGAGCCCACCGGGCGCCGCATGGATTTCCTTGTGCAGGAGATGCACCGAGAGGTGAACACGACCGGCTCCAAGAGCCAGCACGCGGAGATCTCCGCGCGCGTGGTCTCGATGAAGGCCGAGGTCGAGCGCATCCGCGAACAGGTGCAGAACGTCGAATGA